A segment of the Cetobacterium sp. ZOR0034 genome:
TTGAATCGTTGAGTTTTTGTACTGTTATTTGTTAAAACAAACTCTTGATACCCACCACTTTTATCTATCCTTTGCTCAAAAAAAGTCGGTGTTATGTGAAAGGAAAATGTAGTTGTATAAAATAATAACAATAACAAATAAAATCTTAGTAAAAACATAAAAACCTCCATATTTTTTTTCTAAACTATTTTTAAAAAAAAATGCACCTTGAGTACAAATTTGTACTCAACGTGCAACTGGCTACCATTTGATTAGGCCCTATAGCTTTGCGTCCTGCAGTTTCCTGCAGTTTGCGGAAATTATCTTTTCAAAATTAGTGATTCAATAGTTTATTCTGAAATAGATTTTATTTTCCTGTTTTTTCTCAAAAATAAAATTACAGATACTTATTAAATTTTTATTCATATTTTTATTTTCACTAATTTCGAAAAGAAATTATCATTGTTTTTTTATCTCTGCTCATATTAGCATTTTTTTATTTTTTATTCAAGTCGTGATGTTTTTCTTATTTTCAAAAAAAAGGAAAAATTATTTTGGAACAGTATAATTATAAAAACACTATAATTTTTTATAAATTACAAGGAGGAAAGAGTATATGTACATAAACAATCGCCATCTTCAGATTTTAAAATTAATTAAAAATAACAATAATTTAACTTCTAAAGAGATAGGAGATCTTTTTTCAATGTCTGCACAACATACAAAACTTTATCTAGAAGATATCTATTCCAAACTCTATAACTCTGAAGCTTCAGATATTAAAAGTACAACTCTTATAGAAAAAATTTCATCCTCAAAAAATTCAAGAAATAAATTAAAAAAAACTCAAGAGTTTTCTAAAAATGAAAAAATCTTTTATCTTTTATTTCGATTGATAAAAGATAAATATATAAACTTATCAAAAATCTCTGATGAACTTGGCATAACTAAAAGAAATTTAAATTACTATTTAACCGAAATCTCTATCATTATGAAAAACTATAATTTAAAATTTAAAGCAACAAACAAAGGATTACAACTTATAGGAACTAACTTTTCTTTTAAGCACTTAACCTATTTACTGACCTTTAAATTTTGTATAGAAAAAGAATTTTTACCAACAAAAATAAGAAATGAAGTTATCTCTTTTCTTAAGATTGATAATTTCTGCCTTTTAAAAAAAGATATATATTCTTTTATGTCTTTAATTTCTTCTGAATACACTACTCATAAAACTAGTTCTATCTTCTCATTTTATTTTGCATTTAGAGTTCGAGATAATGAAGTGAAAATCGGAGATATGAGTGAAGAATTTATTTATCGACATAAACCTGCTCATTTCGAAGATGAGTTTTTTAAAAAAATTGTTTATTTTTTTAAAAATTCATCTTTTAAATATCTCAATACTAATTCTATTAGTGAACTAATAACAATAATAGATACTATTTATTACTCACATAGGAAGTTTCAAAAACAAGAATTAAATAAATCTGTCCAACTAAGACCTATTTTTGCTAAATATCTTGGAGATCAAATATATAAAAATAATAGCTTTTTCACTATTATAAATCCTTGGGTTTATTATACCGCTTTAAGAGCTCGTTTCTCTATCGAAGACTCTGCTTTTCTAAAGTTGAACTTAGAACATATCTACAACTCCAATGTTTTAAGCCTAACAAAGGAGATTAACTCTATTATCCCGAACTTTACTATATTTGAAACTCTTTCCGTTTGGTATCAACTTTCCGAATTTGAAGATAATAGTATAAAAAATATTTTTATTTTCAGAGATTTAAATATAAATATTGTTCCTATAATAGTTAATGAAATCTATAAAAAACATAATATAAAAATCTCTGAGTATATTAATGTTCGTTCTTTAAGAAAATACCTTAAAGAGAATTCTGTTGATAATATCATAACCGTTGAAAATATTAAGCTTTATGATAGTAGTTTAAATGTAAAAAATATTTTTTTTCCAATTCCTAACTACAAAAAAATTAATCCTTAATAAAATATGTATGAATTTTCTTTTCTTCTGAAATATTCATACATATTTTTTATTTCAAAAAAAAGGAAACATAACGTATGTTACGTAAAAAAAACGACATTAAAAATACCTTGCTATTGAGTTAGGAGAAAATATGAATAAAAATTTAAAAACAACTGAACAGTTTATTAAAGTTTCAGATGATAGAATTATTGAGATGTATCGAGCATTAAAACCTTATCAATCAACTAAAGACGAACTTTTAGCTCTAGCTTATGAATTTGAAACTTTATATGGTGCTATAGAAAATGCGAATTTTATTCGTTCTTTAATTGAACTCTATGAAAGAAAAGGATTTTTTAAAAAGAAGTCTGAATAAAATAAAAGATTCCTAAACTCATATCTTAGAGAATAGGAATCTTTAAATATTTATAAACATTTTATATTCTTTAAATTTTTTAAAAGAAAAAATTTTAAATCTATAAAATTACTTTCTAATGGAAAACTACTAATTTTATAAACTGGTGTTTCTAAAGTCTCGTTTATATTTCCACTAGTTATAATTAAATCATACTCATCATCAGCACCAAATATCTCAAATATATGTGATGATATCTTATCTATCTTTTTAAAATCAAAGATATTTTTTAATTTTTTTTGAATGAGATCTTTTACAACTTCTAATTCATCACATATAAAAAGTACTTTAAGTTCCTTGAAATTAGAGTATTCCTTCATAGCAAGTTGATTATATAACAAATAAAAAATACTCTGAATATCCTTATCGATCAAAATATCACTTTTCATTTTTTCTGAAAAATCTTTATAAAAATTTGTTTCACAAATTTTTTCTGGAATAGGCAAAGTTTCTCTAATATCCCCAAGTTCTTTTAAAAGTTTTTCTAGAAGCACATCATCTGCATCTATCTCTAAAGTATCTATTATATCTTTTAAAATATCTTTTACTTCTTTCAAACTATCATTTTTATTCACTTTTCTCTCTTTTGAAGACACCTTTAATATAAACTCCTCTCCTTGAGTTGAAGTTATAAATTCGTTTATCTCCTCTATATTATACCCTGTTTTATTTTGTTCTAATTTATGCCTTGTATTTAAAGCAGCCAATTTACAAAACACTTTATTATATTCTACCAAACTATAGTTATTTCCTAAAAGTTCTTTCATTTTTGTTTTTAAAACTGCTGGAGTTATATCTCCAACTATTCTTCCTATTAAATCTTTTAGAACATTTGGTAAATTTACAAACTGCTTATCAATTACTTTACGAATCTCCTCTTCAAATATATCTACTATATTTTCTGCTTCACCTGTTACTGATATTCCTTTCGATGCAAACTCGCGAATAAAAACATCTTTTCTCTGAAACTCATTTTTTATTATCAACATATCTTTCTTCAGAGTTGTTCTTGATATATTTAAGAACTCTGCTTCTTTTGTTAAATTTACCATCTGTTTAGATAAAATTTTTAATTTCAAATAACTTTTTCTATTCTCCGAAAACATTCCTCCAAAATCTGAAATAATTTTATTTAAATCATTACTTTTCAAATTAACTTGCAGTGCTCCACCATCAATTTTTTTTATTTCGTCTAGTTTATAACTTTTCAAAATATAATTGATGTTATCAATATCATACCTAATCGTTCTTATATGTACGTTAAAGTTTTCAGATAATTTTTTTAATGTAAATCCATTTGTTTCATTTAAAACTGATAAAATATTAATACATCGTTCGTTGATAACCATCTTTTTTACCTCCACTCCATATAATTTATTTTAGTTATCTTCATTATACTATCTTTCATAACATCCGTCTCTATGAAGGTTTTTTTATTTTTTATAAAATATTTTTCATATAACATTCATTATAAATAAAAAAACTTTCAATTAAAAAAAATACATCTTGAATTTTTATAAAATTCAACGTGTAACTGGCTGCCATCTCAATTTAGGCCCTATAGCTTTGCGTCCTTCAGTTTCCTGAAGTTTGCCATTTTTATATTTAAACACTTCCCTTACTATATTCTTTATTCTAATCTTACACTATTTTTCCTGCTTTTTTGAAGATAAAATTACATTCAAAAAATATATTGTTCTTTTCTTTATTATTCTTGAAATTAATTAAGATTAATCCTTATTTAACATCAAAAGAAATTGGCAATCTTTTCTCTATGTCTCCACAGCACACAAAACTCTATTTAGAAGATATCTATTCTGAACTATATAATTCTGATAGTTTAGAAATAAAAAGTAATACTCTCATCGAAAAAATATTTCTATCAAAAAATGCTAAAATTCGATTGAGATCTGTCCAAGAACTTTCTAAAAATGAGAAAATTTTTTATTTTCTATTTTGTTTAATTAAAAATAGAGTTGTTAATTTATCCAATCTATCCAATGAGTTAAATATTACCAAGCGAAATTTAAATCACTACCTAAACGAATCTTTACCTATACTAAAAACTTATCGCATTAAAATTAAAACAACAAACAAGGGATTACATCTTATTGGAAATAACTTTGCCATCAAGCGTCTAACATATATTCTTACTTTTAAATTTTGTATTGAAAAAGAATTTCTTCCATTAAAACTTAGAAGTGAAATAGGAACTTTTCTTAAAATTGATAATTTTGACATTATCAAAAAGGACATCTATTCTTTTGTATCTTTAGTTTGCAAAGAGGATGCCACACGTAAAATGCAATCATTTTTTTCATTTTATTTTGCTTTTAAAGTTAAAGGAGATGAGAGTAAAATAGGAGATATGGATGAAACATATTTTTATCGTCACAAGCCAGCTCACTTTGAAAACACTTTTTTTAAAAAAATTATATTTTTTTTAAAGTATAGTTCTTTTAAAAATCTTTCTACTAACTCTATAAGTGAACTTATCAGAATTATAGATATAATTTATTATTCACACAGAAAATTTGAAAAAAGTGATATTCAAAAAGCAACACTATTAAAACCGATATTTGCAAAGTATATTGGTAATCAAATTTATAAAAATAATCGTTTTTATACGCTTATTAACCCATGGATATACTACACAAGTTTAAGAAATCAATTTTCCATAGAAGATTCTTCTTTTTTAAAACTTAATCTTCAGCATATTTATAACTCAAATGTTCTAACTTTAACAAAAGAAATCAATACAATAATTCCTAATTTTACAATTTTTGAAACTTTATCCATCTGGTATCAACTTTCTGAATTTGAAGATAAAAGTATAAAAAATATTTTTGTTTTTAGAGATTTAAATATCAATATTATCTCAATAATTACAAAAGAAATCTACAAAAAACACAATATAAAAATTTCAGAGTCCATCAATATTCGTTCTTTAAATAGATATTTGAAAGAGAATCGAGTTGATAATATCATAACAGTTGAAAATATCAAATTTTATGATTCTAATTTGAATATAAAAAATCTATTTTTTCCAATTCCAAACTATAAAAAAATAGAAACATAATAAAAAGATTCCTAATCATTTAAATTCAATGATCTAGGAATCTTTGCTATTTTTTATCAATAATTCTATTTAAAATACTTCATATTTTTATAACCTGATTCAACATTTACATCTTCAAGTATCCCCTGTTCATTTATAAAAAATGTTGTTGGTATATTTATAACACCAAACTGTTTATAAAGTTCCATCTCTTCACCATCATAATATGGTTGAAATGTAAAATTATTTTTCTTCATATATTCTTTTACTTTTTCTTTATTGTCACTTCTATATGGACCGAAAACTATTAGAAATACAATGTCGTCTCTATCTTTATATTTCTCTTCATACTCTTTATTAAATATTAATTTTTCCTCTATGCAATCTGGACACCAAGTTGTTGTAAAATTTAGAAATACTTTCTTACCTTTCAACTCCTCTAAAGTCAAAATTTTATCTCCCTCTAAAGTTTTTACTTCAAAATTATCCACTTTTTCTCCTAAAAGATATGTTAACTTTTGCTCTCTTGGATCTCTCTCCTCACTAAATGAAAAACTAAATATAACAGATATTAACACAAGTAATTTAAATAACCTTTTCATTCTTTAACCCCTCCTCATTAATATAACTAGTCTAAAATTTCATCTTCTATAAGCTCAATTGATTTTATTGCAAAATTATTATCTTCATAATAATCTCCTTCACGACCACTCTTAACTTTAAGATTAATGACTTTTTTATCAAAAGTTCCTATGTATCTTCGGCTATTAGGAACGATTTCAATTATATATTCGCCTGGTAAAACATCTTCAAAGAAATAATATCCATCAATCTCCGGAGTTGTTCGCTCTACTTCCTCTCCATTCTTTTTTAGAACTATATCTAAGCCTGCTAATACAGAATAATAAACTCTTTCATTTATTAATAAACTATTTTCTACATACCCACTAATCATAGATACTGGTACCAAAGGAATATCCACATTTACTCTTGATGAAGTCGCGCCCTTGAACTTTATTACCTCTTTCCCTTGAACTAACATAGGGTCAATCGTTTCTCTATTCACTTCTATTGTATGTATATTGGTATTGCTTATATCTCCAATTATATAATTACCGTTTTCTCTTGTTAGTCCACTTCCTCCAGAGGTCATTATCTCTGCTCCCTCATATATCTCTTCATTTTCATCTAAGATACCATTGATATTTTCATCTACAAACACTTTACCTTCTACCCAACCATCTGTAACGCTGTTGTTGTTCAGTGCTAAGAATGGATTTCCTAAATAAAATGTTTTTTCAACTCTTCCACCAACTTTAGTTTCTCCATCCTCTCTTCTTATATCAGGCAGTTCAATATAGATGTTTTTATCAAATATATATGTAAATCTTAACTCAAAAAATGTTCCTTTTTCTTTAGAGTAACCTACTTCAAAAGTTGTATCCACATTTCTAAGTAATCCTCTTTCACTTGTTGCTTTGGTTACACCTAACTTTATCTCATCATCTACCATCTCATTGTCCTCATAGTTAACTTTTCCCTCTAATACAGCTAATATTCCATTGAAACCAGAATAAGTCATTCTCATCTCTGTTCCAAATCCCTCTAATTTATTAGTTTGACTATCAGAAAAATTTCTAATATAGTATTCATTATTTAAACTTAATCTCACACTTCTTGCTAGATCATAGTCCAAATTCAAATAATACTCATCATAATTATTAGAATTATATGACTCTTTTAAATATCCAATTGTTCCACCTAAACGTCTAAAACTTTTACTTAGCTCAACATTATATGACTCTTTTAGGTTTAGTTTTTCAGCAACTCTATCACCATAGTTTTCATATCCAAAATAAAAATTTATATTACTTGGTAACTTTTGCTCTAATGTGGCTTTATAGTTCAGCTCCCCAGACTCCATCTCATCTAAAATAGTTCCTGAGATTAGAGTTGGGTACTCATCAAATCCAAATCGATAAGCTAGAGCTCCCTCTAAAACCTCATATTTTTCAGAATCTCTATTCTCTAAGAAAGAGGTTCCTATTGTTGCAGTTAAATCTTTTGTTACACCATATCTGTACTTAGCTAAATACTGCTCTTTTTTCTGATTATTTCCCTGGCCAGCTTGAATAACAAAATCATTCTCACCTTTTTCTAAGATAGTTTGATTCCCTAAGATATAAATTGCTTTCGTTTCCTCTCTTCCATCTCTATAGAAAATTTTTATTGTGTACCTATCAGATGATGAGCTGTTTCTAACTCTAAAACTAAAGCTATCTCCCGTAATCATTTGGAAATCCTCTAATCTATCATTTCTATAAAGTTCAACTAAATTTGCATTATAGGCTAAACCCTCAATTATAGTTCTGTTATCTATTCTAATTCCATAGTATTCATTTCTTGAGAAACTAACCCCCCTTAATGATCTTTCATTATCAAACATCGAGTCACTCTCTAAATAGAAATCTCCAAAAGTCAGATAATACTCTCCAAATATCTCTTTATATTGTAATCTTATATAATCTAATTCACTCTCGGGATAAACTCTTTGAGATATTTGAAACTCTCCATATAAAAGCTCTGTTCCATAATCTATATCTATATAATAATCATTCTCTTTAAAATCTTCATTAACATATACAAACTTTAACAGTCCTGGAGATAATAGTTTCTTTTTATTTTGAATATAATCTCCACTTTCTATCATCTCTTCCTCTCGTTTTGCCAATCCAAGTAAACTTCTTTGAGCATTTAGCTCTCGAACATACTCATCTTGAGTTTTAAAATCTGGATTTAATTTCAAAACATAACGCTCCTCATCCCAGTCAGAACTTATCATATGAAAATATCTTTTAAAATCATCTAATTTTATAAATATATCATTATCCATCTCTATAACAGAATTTTTAGGAATTCTAACATCTATTGACAACTCCTCATCTAAATCACCTTTTACTCTTAAACGTCTTCTATCTAATTTCAGATTTGGAATTCTTGAAAAATCTATAAAATCACCTATTCCTATATAAAGATCTTGAGTATCCTCATCTAATAACACCCTGTAAAAGTCATTTTTATGCCCTCTCATATCTATCTCTATATATGCCTCTTCTGGCAATGAAAAGACGGCTACTCTTAGAAGACAAAACAATGTAATAAACCCCTTTATATTTTTCATCTTTCCCTCCCTGTTGCAATTATCTTCTAACTATAACTGCTCTATCAGTAGATTTTTTCTCAATTGAATAGTCTAAATATTCATAAAAAGCTTTTACTTTTACACTTTCGCTATAACTTCCCGAACTAACTGTAGGAACAGTTGAATGGATAACTCCTTCTAATTTTATTTTTTCTTTTACTTTTTCTTTAGTTGGAATAAAACTAACTCTTTCAACTTCATTTCCTTTTTCTTTAACTCTCTCAACATAAATGCCTTTATTTAAACTTTCTAGGCTAACAATCAATTGTCCGTTAGCCATCACAATCTCTTTTGGATATTGAACATACATCTTTGTATTTTTAACATCTCTCTTATCAATATCTAAATCTACTGTAATTTCTGGATTTTTTTTACTACGAATTCCACCAGATGGTACTTTTGCAGATATTATCCCAAAATCCATATCCCCTTTTATACTCATATCTATCTTTCCAAGCTTTCTAAACTCAACAGCTATATCTCCTATTAACATCTCGCTTTTCTTAGCTTCATCAAGATATTCCAATCTTCCTAAGACTACCTTTTCATTTAAAGATGCTATCTTTCCTTTATAAATAAAATCTACTTTTAATTTACTTCCCTTTATTTCATAGATATTGTTTTCATCTTTACTTCCATTCACTCTTACGATCTCTACATCATTTAATGGAATCAACTTTACTCTAAAATCACCTTTATTATTTCCTACCTTTGCGTCCAAAGCTCCACGATAACCTGTTCCTCTTTTTTCTAAATTATATACTTTACCAACCACATCTAAAGAAAATGTGTAACTTGTTAAAAATAAAAATATCCACACTAAAGTTTTTTTCATCTTCACCACCCTCTATATTAAAACGGGCATAGTGTTCAACTATGCCCTAAATATATCTAAATTTTACCAAGCATCATATTCTGCAGTTAATGTAGCTTTTGCAGTATATGTTGTAGATGCATCTAACTTAACCGTTGCTTGATTTAATGTTGCTGTTATTACTCCACTAGCTTTACCTGATCCATATGCAGGACTTGATAATGTTTTTTGTGCTGAATCTAATACTAGATTTCCTGTAAATGCAGTTGTTTGAGAGTTTGGTTTTTTGAAGCTAATTAATGGAGTTACACTAACATTTACTTTTGCACCTTTTTGCCCCTCTAATGTATAATTCGATTTACCTTCTTTTGGCTTTGTTCCACACCAGTATCCCAAATCAATAGTTTCTACTTTTGTTATTTTTAATTGCTCAGGTACTTTTACTTTTACTTCAAAATCTTTTTCAACTTTACATGCACTTGTATAACACTCTGGTTTTGAACCTCCATGTATATTCTCTTCTTGTGCTAATGCTGCTACTGAACCTAAAATAAATAATGCTGATAATAATTTTTTCATTTTTAATACCTCCACTGTCTATTTTTATATACTCAAGTTAGTTGAGTTGCTAATTATAATGATAGCTCTCTGCTACCAAGTTTCAAACCATCTTTATCTCTATAATTTACCTTTATAAATTTACTATTTGCTGGAATGTCTACTAAATTTCTTTCTAATCTCGTATTCGTTTCTCTTGAAGTTATTCCAATTTTAACTTCATCTTTTCCAACTCTTCTCTTATTAGCATCCAAATACTCTATATCCCCAACTACAGCCAACCCGCTATTCCCACTTCTCGAAAAATTAGCTACTAGATTAACATTCCCATTTTTATCCTTTTTTATTTCGCTACTTATCAATTGACCTTTGACATCTCTTTTTCCTTTCATTCCATAAGCTGCCATGTGAATCTCTGTCAACAGTTCAAAATTTACTGCAACATCCGTTCCATTATCTGCTTGAACCGTTTGCTGCATTATCTGACCACTACCAACCTCTTTAAATACCAAATTAGCTTTATATTCACCGTCAGCTAGTTCTTTAGCACCTCTAACAGCAAATCTTACACTACGGCTACCATTTGGTTTTATTGTTATGCTCTTTGGATATATTCTCATCATATCCCCTATATTGTAGCTCTCCCAACCTTTAGCTGCTCTAGCTGATATCTCTACTCTCACAGGTTCAGCAGTGTTATTGGTAACCATTATCTCATGTGTTTCATTTTTATCTAATGAGGCATAAAATCCAGTTGGTGCTATGCCTATATTAAAACCAAATGTACTTGTAAAAAATAAACTAAATATTATCCCATAAAATATTTTTTTTAACATCTTCATCTTCCCCTTCAAATATTTTTTTGTTTTGCTTTTCATGACATTTTATTCTGAGATGATTTTAAAACTCTTTTTTTTATAAGTACAAGTTTTTTTCCCCAGTTATGAAAAAATAT
Coding sequences within it:
- a CDS encoding diol dehydratase small subunit is translated as MNKNLKTTEQFIKVSDDRIIEMYRALKPYQSTKDELLALAYEFETLYGAIENANFIRSLIELYERKGFFKKKSE
- a CDS encoding HTH domain-containing protein, which translates into the protein MVINERCINILSVLNETNGFTLKKLSENFNVHIRTIRYDIDNINYILKSYKLDEIKKIDGGALQVNLKSNDLNKIISDFGGMFSENRKSYLKLKILSKQMVNLTKEAEFLNISRTTLKKDMLIIKNEFQRKDVFIREFASKGISVTGEAENIVDIFEEEIRKVIDKQFVNLPNVLKDLIGRIVGDITPAVLKTKMKELLGNNYSLVEYNKVFCKLAALNTRHKLEQNKTGYNIEEINEFITSTQGEEFILKVSSKERKVNKNDSLKEVKDILKDIIDTLEIDADDVLLEKLLKELGDIRETLPIPEKICETNFYKDFSEKMKSDILIDKDIQSIFYLLYNQLAMKEYSNFKELKVLFICDELEVVKDLIQKKLKNIFDFKKIDKISSHIFEIFGADDEYDLIITSGNINETLETPVYKISSFPLESNFIDLKFFLLKNLKNIKCL
- a CDS encoding helix-turn-helix domain-containing protein — translated: MSPQHTKLYLEDIYSELYNSDSLEIKSNTLIEKIFLSKNAKIRLRSVQELSKNEKIFYFLFCLIKNRVVNLSNLSNELNITKRNLNHYLNESLPILKTYRIKIKTTNKGLHLIGNNFAIKRLTYILTFKFCIEKEFLPLKLRSEIGTFLKIDNFDIIKKDIYSFVSLVCKEDATRKMQSFFSFYFAFKVKGDESKIGDMDETYFYRHKPAHFENTFFKKIIFFLKYSSFKNLSTNSISELIRIIDIIYYSHRKFEKSDIQKATLLKPIFAKYIGNQIYKNNRFYTLINPWIYYTSLRNQFSIEDSSFLKLNLQHIYNSNVLTLTKEINTIIPNFTIFETLSIWYQLSEFEDKSIKNIFVFRDLNINIISIITKEIYKKHNIKISESINIRSLNRYLKENRVDNIITVENIKFYDSNLNIKNLFFPIPNYKKIET
- a CDS encoding TlpA disulfide reductase family protein — encoded protein: MKRLFKLLVLISVIFSFSFSEERDPREQKLTYLLGEKVDNFEVKTLEGDKILTLEELKGKKVFLNFTTTWCPDCIEEKLIFNKEYEEKYKDRDDIVFLIVFGPYRSDNKEKVKEYMKKNNFTFQPYYDGEEMELYKQFGVINIPTTFFINEQGILEDVNVESGYKNMKYFK